The following is a genomic window from Flavobacteriales bacterium.
CTGGATGTAGACCGCCAGATCGAGGTGCACCAGCTCATCGCCGCGGTAGAGCTTCTCATGGATCAGGGCCATGGAGGCCACCCTGCTCTGGCTCTGGTCGAACACGTGCTGAAGGCGCTCATCGTCCACGGTGGCGCGCTGTAGCCGCAGCAGGCTCGCCACCACCTGCAGGTTGTTCTTCACCCTGTGGTGGATCTCCTTGATGAGCACGTTGATCCGGGCGTTGGCCTGCTGCAATTTGGTCTTTTCCTCCTCCAGGGCCTTCTTCTGCTCGGCGTCCAGGTCGCGAGCGGCGCGCAGGTTCTCCTTCATGCGGCTGAGGGCCATGCCGAGCACGTCATCGGCGCCGCGCACGGGCACGGGGGTGTCGTAGTTGCCCTTGCCGATGGCCTCGGCGCTGTCGCTCAGGGCGCGCACGTTCTCGATCATGCGGTTGAAGCTGCGGGCCATGGTGCCGAACTCGTCGTTGCTCGTCACGGGCACCTTCACCCGGATGTCACCTTCGGCCAGGGCCCCGGCGGCGTGGGTCACCTCGTTCACCGTACGACGCATGCCGCGCAGGATGATCCAGGCCATGACGATCACCGCCGAGAGCACGCCCACCAGAGCGGCCAGCACGAGCAGTAGCCGCTGCTCGGCGTCGCGCCGGTTGGCGTCGGTGGACTCCACGATCCGGGCGATCGACCGGTCGGCCAGGCCATTGAGCAGGGCCAGGGTGCGGTCGCTACTGGCACGCCACTCGACAGGGTCCACGTTGAGCCCCTCCAGGGCCCGCTTCTCCTGCACCGTGCCCATGATGGTGCGCACGAAGTTCACCTCGGGCCCTTGGAACTCGCGTTGGAAAGCGGCCAGCACCTCGCCGGGGGCGTCACGTTCGAAGAGATAGAGGTTGGTGGCGTAGCGGGCCATGGCATCACTGAGCTCGCCCAGCTCGGCGACCGGGAGCCAGCCCTTGGTGAATCCCCGCCCCAGGGTGGTGCGCACGCCGGCCAGTGCATCGATGG
Proteins encoded in this region:
- a CDS encoding HAMP domain-containing protein, with the translated sequence MALRFADLPVRTKLLITLAIPVMGLVLLIGKQVDGSLKRRDVLRYINLQTRNIGRLSGLLHELQEENAAALTYLAGVQDNQARLSLQYVRTDAAADALNDPELVLGQDVEGAAVLTGLGLLRQRVQERRIASADVDKAYRAMRSTLLNDLSRVAKLALDPETKDRLYSHLSLLNAIDALAGVRTTLGRGFTKGWLPVAELGELSDAMARYATNLYLFERDAPGEVLAAFQREFQGPEVNFVRTIMGTVQEKRALEGLNVDPVEWRASSDRTLALLNGLADRSIARIVESTDANRRDAEQRLLLVLAALVGVLSAVIVMAWIILRGMRRTVNEVTHAAGALAEGDIRVKVPVTSNDEFGTMARSFNRMIENVRALSDSAEAIGKGNYDTPVPVRGADDVLGMALSRMKENLRAARDLDAEQKKALEEEKTKLQQANARINVLIKEIHHRVKNNLQVVASLLRLQRATVDDERLQHVFDQSQSRVASMALIHEKLYRGDELVHLDLAVYIQELFAELVQLNNVRDTIRYSAQVDPGITFDLTTMVPLGLVLNELITNSFKHAFKDRPSGRITLTVRRVDEHAFDLIYADDGVGIPRHKISSDGSTLGVSLIESLVEQMNGLLTVESGPEGTRYHIRFRPR